In Streptomyces sp. NBC_00414, a single window of DNA contains:
- the mgrA gene encoding L-glyceraldehyde 3-phosphate reductase, with amino-acid sequence MYTAHTDRYADMPYRRTGRSGLKLPALSLGLWHNFGPDRPVDTQRAILRRAFDLGVTHFDLANNYGPPPGAAESALGEALKADFAPYRDELVISSKAGYLMWPGPYGEWGSRKYLLSSLDQSLKRMGLDYVDIFYSHRPDPETPLEETMGALHTAVQQGKALYVGVSNYSPEQTREAARILGELGTPLLIHQPRYSMLDRRPEEEGLLDTLDELQVGSIAYSPLDQGLLTGRYLDGIPEGSRAASDSPFLSADKLTEDLVADLRALNDIAKSRGQSLAQMALAWVLRGGRVTSALIGASSPQQLEDSVAATGNLAFSADELARIDEVVQRSA; translated from the coding sequence TTGTACACCGCACACACCGACCGCTACGCGGACATGCCCTACCGGCGCACCGGACGCAGCGGCCTGAAGCTGCCCGCCCTCTCCCTGGGCCTGTGGCACAACTTCGGCCCCGACCGGCCGGTGGACACCCAGCGCGCGATCCTGCGGCGAGCGTTCGACCTGGGCGTCACGCACTTCGACCTGGCCAACAACTACGGGCCTCCGCCCGGCGCCGCCGAGTCCGCCCTCGGCGAGGCGCTGAAGGCGGACTTCGCGCCCTACCGCGACGAGCTGGTCATCTCCAGCAAGGCCGGCTACCTGATGTGGCCGGGCCCGTACGGCGAGTGGGGCTCCCGCAAGTACCTGCTGTCCTCGCTCGACCAGAGCCTGAAGCGCATGGGCCTCGACTACGTCGACATCTTCTACTCGCACCGCCCCGACCCGGAGACTCCCCTCGAGGAGACGATGGGTGCCCTGCACACGGCCGTCCAGCAGGGCAAGGCGCTGTACGTCGGTGTCTCGAACTACTCGCCCGAGCAGACCCGTGAGGCCGCCCGGATCCTGGGCGAGCTGGGCACCCCCCTCCTCATCCACCAGCCGCGCTACTCGATGCTCGACCGGCGCCCCGAGGAGGAGGGACTCCTGGACACGCTCGACGAGCTGCAGGTCGGGTCCATCGCCTACTCGCCGCTGGACCAGGGGCTGCTCACGGGCCGCTACCTGGACGGCATCCCCGAGGGCTCGCGGGCCGCGAGCGACAGCCCCTTCCTCAGCGCGGACAAGCTGACCGAGGACCTCGTCGCCGATCTGCGCGCCCTGAACGACATCGCGAAGTCCCGCGGTCAGTCCCTGGCCCAGATGGCGCTGGCCTGGGTGCTGCGCGGTGGGCGGGTCACCTCCGCGCTGATCGGCGCGAGCAGTCCGCAGCAGCTGGAGGACAGCGTGGCTGCCACGGGGAATCTGGCGTTCTCGGCGGATGAGCTCGCCCGGATCGACGAGGTCGTTCAGCGCTCCGCCTGA
- a CDS encoding nuclear transport factor 2 family protein, with amino-acid sequence MSANENRYETAVARYFEAWNADGAEALAKAVAAAWSTVGGYTDPLADVRGHDAVAAVIAAAHEQFPGFVFRPAGAVDGHHDIARFGWELVNTADGSAPVAGSDVISLAEDGRIRSVSGFLDRVPAAG; translated from the coding sequence ATGTCCGCGAACGAGAACCGGTACGAGACCGCCGTCGCCCGTTACTTCGAAGCCTGGAACGCGGACGGGGCCGAGGCCCTGGCGAAGGCGGTGGCCGCCGCCTGGAGCACGGTCGGCGGATACACCGACCCCCTCGCCGACGTCCGCGGGCACGACGCCGTCGCGGCCGTGATCGCCGCGGCCCACGAGCAGTTTCCCGGTTTCGTGTTCCGTCCGGCCGGCGCGGTGGACGGCCACCACGACATCGCCCGCTTCGGCTGGGAGCTGGTGAACACCGCGGACGGTTCGGCACCCGTCGCCGGGTCCGACGTCATCTCCCTGGCCGAGGACGGCCGGATACGGAGCGTGTCCGGCTTCCTCGACCGGGTGCCCGCGGCGGGGTGA
- a CDS encoding ABC transporter ATP-binding protein/permease, whose amino-acid sequence MGERSAAPELVLETETGSTVMTPDHAYRVGRDPLCDVVIEDARVSWHHAVLRAGAGHWTLEDENSTNGTYADGHRVHEWDVGAGSVIRFGAAADGPCAVFADRPPPAPDRPSVVSVPAATGTFRQPTSVRPLPAHTVRIGRADDNDLVVDDLSVSRRHAELRALPDGTYEIVDLGSHNGTFLNGQPVTRARIDGGDVVGIGHSAFCLVGDQLQEYVDTGEVSLDVQDLSVAVDRGRRTLLDRVSFPVGEKCLLAVVGPSGAGKSTLLNALTGQRPADRGTVLYDGRDLYRDYAELRRRIGLVPQDDILHAQLTVRRALTYAAELRFPQDTAKAERKARVDEVIRELGLEQRAGQPIHSLSGGQRKRVSVALELLTKPSLLFLDEPTSGLDPGMDRSVMHMLRGLADDGRTVVVVTHSVLSLDVCDRLLVLAPGGKVAYYGPPDETLAFFGYDQWPEAFEAFERDHDRDWAGDYRESIQHRQYIVDATAQPRLPQAAPAPGTTVRPPKAQSWGSQLGTLVRRYAAALGADRTFLAIMIALPFVMGAMARALAGSKLTQETAMNALLILCVGGVLTGAANAVRELVKERVIYQRERAVGLSRSAYLMSKVVVLGAVTVLQAVVLTLVALLGVDLNAPGGEGVVLPPLVEITVAVALLAFTAMMLGLLVSALVRKEEVTMPLLVLLAIVQVVFCGALLKLDGVPGIEQLSWLVPSRWALGAMAGTVGLARLVPGDLTADPLFEHSVGVWLLNMGMLVVLSAVFGYAVARLLRRHEPAVMRK is encoded by the coding sequence ATGGGAGAGCGGTCTGCGGCGCCCGAACTCGTCCTCGAAACGGAGACGGGCTCCACGGTGATGACCCCGGACCACGCCTACCGCGTCGGCCGGGATCCGCTGTGCGACGTCGTCATCGAGGACGCCCGGGTCTCCTGGCACCACGCGGTCCTGCGGGCGGGCGCCGGCCACTGGACGCTGGAGGACGAGAACAGCACGAACGGCACGTACGCCGACGGCCACCGCGTCCACGAATGGGACGTCGGAGCAGGCAGCGTCATCCGCTTCGGCGCCGCCGCCGACGGCCCGTGCGCCGTCTTCGCCGACCGGCCACCGCCCGCCCCCGACCGGCCGTCCGTCGTGTCCGTGCCCGCCGCGACCGGCACCTTCCGGCAGCCCACCAGCGTGCGCCCGCTGCCCGCCCACACCGTCCGGATCGGCCGGGCCGACGACAACGACCTCGTCGTGGACGACCTGAGCGTCTCCCGGCGCCACGCGGAGCTGCGCGCGCTGCCGGACGGCACGTACGAGATCGTCGACCTGGGCAGTCACAACGGCACCTTCCTCAACGGGCAGCCCGTCACCCGCGCCCGTATCGACGGGGGAGACGTCGTCGGCATCGGCCACTCGGCGTTCTGCCTGGTCGGCGACCAGCTCCAGGAGTACGTCGACACCGGCGAGGTCTCGCTCGACGTGCAGGACCTGTCCGTCGCCGTCGACCGGGGCCGCAGGACGCTCCTCGACCGGGTGTCCTTCCCCGTCGGCGAGAAGTGCCTGCTGGCCGTCGTCGGACCCAGCGGCGCCGGGAAGTCCACGCTCCTCAACGCCCTGACCGGACAGCGCCCCGCCGACCGCGGCACGGTCCTGTACGACGGCCGCGACCTCTACCGGGACTACGCGGAGCTGCGCCGGCGCATCGGCCTCGTACCGCAGGACGACATCCTGCACGCCCAGCTGACCGTGCGACGCGCCCTCACCTACGCCGCCGAGCTGCGCTTCCCCCAGGACACCGCGAAGGCCGAGCGCAAGGCCCGCGTCGACGAGGTCATCCGCGAACTGGGCCTCGAACAACGCGCCGGGCAGCCCATCCACAGCCTCTCCGGCGGCCAGCGCAAACGCGTCAGCGTGGCACTCGAACTGCTCACCAAGCCCTCGCTGCTCTTCCTCGACGAACCGACCTCCGGCCTCGACCCCGGCATGGACCGCTCCGTGATGCACATGCTGCGCGGACTGGCCGACGACGGGCGGACCGTCGTGGTCGTCACCCACAGCGTGCTCAGCCTCGACGTCTGCGACCGACTGCTCGTCCTCGCGCCCGGCGGAAAGGTCGCCTACTACGGGCCGCCCGACGAGACGCTCGCCTTCTTCGGCTACGACCAGTGGCCGGAGGCGTTCGAGGCCTTCGAGCGGGACCACGACCGGGACTGGGCCGGCGACTACCGCGAGTCGATCCAGCACCGCCAGTACATCGTCGACGCCACCGCCCAGCCGCGCCTGCCCCAGGCCGCACCCGCCCCCGGCACGACCGTTCGGCCGCCCAAGGCACAGAGCTGGGGCTCGCAGCTGGGCACGCTGGTGCGCCGGTACGCCGCCGCGCTCGGCGCCGACCGCACGTTCCTCGCCATCATGATCGCCCTGCCCTTCGTGATGGGAGCGATGGCCCGTGCCCTGGCGGGCAGCAAGCTCACGCAGGAGACGGCGATGAACGCGCTGCTCATCCTCTGCGTCGGCGGAGTCCTGACGGGCGCGGCCAACGCCGTACGCGAACTGGTCAAGGAACGGGTGATCTACCAGCGGGAACGGGCCGTCGGCCTGTCCAGATCGGCGTACCTGATGTCCAAGGTCGTCGTCCTCGGCGCGGTCACCGTGCTCCAGGCCGTCGTCCTGACCCTGGTGGCACTGCTCGGCGTCGACCTGAACGCGCCCGGCGGCGAGGGAGTCGTACTGCCTCCCCTCGTGGAGATCACGGTCGCCGTCGCCCTGCTCGCCTTCACCGCGATGATGCTCGGGCTCCTCGTCTCCGCGCTGGTACGCAAGGAGGAGGTCACGATGCCGCTGCTCGTGCTCCTCGCCATCGTCCAGGTCGTGTTCTGCGGCGCGCTGCTGAAACTCGACGGTGTCCCCGGCATCGAGCAGCTGTCGTGGCTGGTGCCGTCGCGCTGGGCGCTCGGCGCCATGGCCGGCACCGTCGGACTGGCCAGGCTCGTGCCGGGCGACCTGACCGCCGACCCGCTGTTCGAGCACTCGGTGGGCGTGTGGCTGCTCAACATGGGCATGCTCGTCGTCCTCTCGGCCGTCTTCGGCTACGCGGTGGCCCGGCTGCTCAGACGGCACGAACCCGCGGTCATGCGGAAGTAG